The sequence GCAACGCCGGACAAAGCAGCTCCGGCCGCGACACCGTTGCCGTCTGAGCCGGTTCCCGGTGTGACGTCAGGCCTGCCGGAAGCTCTTGCGGCCTCATCTCCGACGTCTGCCGCTTCGAGCAACCCGTCGCCGGCGGCTGCTCCCGCGGCAGCGGTCGTTCCGCAGCCGTTAGCCGCTGCGAGTGAAACGTCCGAGAAGCCAAAGGCTGTGCGCAAGCCGCGCTCGAAGGCTGTCACCAAGTTCGACGAGGTTGCGGCCGCTGCCGTTCAGACACCGATCGTGACGGAAAAACCAAAGCGAGCCCCGCGCAAGGTCGCGACCGCTGTTGCCGTGGAGAAAGCGCCTCCAGCTCCCAGGAAGCGTGCGGCTGCCACAGCCAGCAAGGCCACGCCTAAAACGCCCAAGAAGAAGGACCAGGCATGACGGGTGACATCGACGATAAGCCGCAGCCGCTTATCGAACACCTTATGGAATTGCGCACGCGGCTGATCTGGTCGCTCGTTGCGTTCTTCGTTGCCTTCATCGGATGTTTCGCTGTGGCGAAGCATCTCTTCAATTATCTGGTCTATCCATACAAATGGGCCGTCGAATGGGCTCATCTCGATCTCGCGAAGTCCGAGCTGATCTACACCGCGCCGCAGGAATTTTTCTTCACGCAGGTGAAGGTCGCAATGTTTGGCGCCCTGGTGATTTCATTCCCGATCATCGCCGCGCAGATCTACAAGTTCGTGGCGCCGGGTCTCTATAAGAACGAGCGTTCCGCCTTCTTGCCGTTCCTGATCGCGTCGCCGATCCTGTTCCTCATGGGCGCTGCACTTGTCTACTTCTTCTTCACGCCCATGGTCATGTGGTTCTTCCTGAAGATGCAGCAGGCGCCAGCCGAAGGTCAGGTGGGTATCGCGCTGTTGCCGAAGGTCTCGGAATATCTGAGCCTCATCATGACGCTGGTCTTTTCCTTCGGCCTCGTTTTCCAGCTTCCCGTCATCACGACGCTGCTTGCGCGCGTCGGCCTGCTGACGTCGGCCTGGCTCGCGGAGAAGCGCAAGTTCGCCATCGTTTTCGCCTTTATCGTCGCCGCCGTGCTGACACCGCCGGATCCGATGTCCCAGATCGGCCTTGCACTGCCGACGATCCTTCTCTACGAGATTTCCATCTATGCGGCGAGACTCGTAGAACGCCAGCGTAGCCGGCAAACGCTTGAAGAGAGTGGCGGGACTTCCGAGATCACCAAGACGGACGACGTCTAGGCGAGGAAGGTTCGGCCTCGTTTCCCAGCTATTGCCGTTTCGACCTCCGACCGAGACCTCGGTCGGAGTTATACTCATGTCAAACGACCTGGAACGAAGATGCTTGATATCAGATGGATTCGTGAGAATGCCGAAGCTTTCGATGCAGCGCTTGCAAAGCGCGGTGCGGAGCCTCAGTCGCAAAGCCTCATAGCGCTCGACGAAAAGCGCCGCTCCGTCATTCAGTCCGTCCAGGACATGCAGTCCCGCCGCAACGCCGCGTCCAAGGAAATTGGTGCGGCGATGGCGCAGAAGAACAGCGAGCTTGCCGAAAAGCTGAAGGCGGAAGTTGCCGACCTCAAAGTCTCGCTTCCGGCTGCGGAAGAAGAAGAGCGCACGCTCACGGCCGAGCTCAATGATGCGCTGTCGCGCATTCCGAACATCCCGCTCGAGGACGTGCCCGTCGGCAAGGACGAGCACGACAACGTCGTCAAGCATGCCTGGGGCTCCAAGCCCACATGGAACCATCAGCCGAAAGAGCACTTCGAGATCGGTGAAGCGCTCGGCTATATGGATTTCGAGCGCGCAGCAAAACTGTCGGGCTCGCGCTTTACGGTGCTGACTGCGCAGCTTGCTCGTCTTGAGCGCGCGCT comes from Rhizobium tropici CIAT 899 and encodes:
- the tatB gene encoding Sec-independent protein translocase protein TatB, yielding MFDIGWSELVVIGVVALVVIGPKELPSTLRTIGKMTARARKVAGDFRAQFDEAMREADLDDVRQTIADAQKLNPVNSLREAMNPLREMGNEIKADLQRTATPDKAAPAATPLPSEPVPGVTSGLPEALAASSPTSAASSNPSPAAAPAAAVVPQPLAAASETSEKPKAVRKPRSKAVTKFDEVAAAAVQTPIVTEKPKRAPRKVATAVAVEKAPPAPRKRAAATASKATPKTPKKKDQA
- the tatC gene encoding twin-arginine translocase subunit TatC — encoded protein: MTGDIDDKPQPLIEHLMELRTRLIWSLVAFFVAFIGCFAVAKHLFNYLVYPYKWAVEWAHLDLAKSELIYTAPQEFFFTQVKVAMFGALVISFPIIAAQIYKFVAPGLYKNERSAFLPFLIASPILFLMGAALVYFFFTPMVMWFFLKMQQAPAEGQVGIALLPKVSEYLSLIMTLVFSFGLVFQLPVITTLLARVGLLTSAWLAEKRKFAIVFAFIVAAVLTPPDPMSQIGLALPTILLYEISIYAARLVERQRSRQTLEESGGTSEITKTDDV